From Rhododendron vialii isolate Sample 1 chromosome 10a, ASM3025357v1, the proteins below share one genomic window:
- the LOC131304125 gene encoding protein HEAT INTOLERANT 4-like isoform X1, translating into MPFKNFVREKVREAKRGNREARELRKKTLEEMSEETKASFQNIKFYKFYPVPTQHTPDDCTIHSNSAQGSSYEGNAMH; encoded by the exons ATGCCTTTCAAG AATTTTGTGAGGGAGAAGGTTCGAGAAGCAAAAAGAGGTAATCGTGAG GCAAGGGAATTACGAAAGAAAACGTTGGAAGAAATGAGCGAGGAAACAAAGGCATCGTTCCAGAATATTAAGTTTTACAAGTTCTATCCTGTGCCAACACAACATACTCCTGATGA TTGTACAATCCATTCCAATTCTGCCCAAGGCAGTAGTTACGAAGGAAATGCCATGCATTAG
- the LOC131304125 gene encoding protein HEAT INTOLERANT 4-like isoform X2, with product MPFKNFVREKVREAKRGNREARELRKKTLEEMSEETKASFQNIKFYKFYPVPTQHTPDESNVKGSARRGGIFLGS from the exons ATGCCTTTCAAG AATTTTGTGAGGGAGAAGGTTCGAGAAGCAAAAAGAGGTAATCGTGAG GCAAGGGAATTACGAAAGAAAACGTTGGAAGAAATGAGCGAGGAAACAAAGGCATCGTTCCAGAATATTAAGTTTTACAAGTTCTATCCTGTGCCAACACAACATACTCCTGATGAGTCCAATGTCAAG GGCAGTGCAAGACGCGGCGGAATATTTCTTGGTAGTTGA